Proteins encoded together in one Micromonospora kangleipakensis window:
- a CDS encoding ABC transporter permease, producing the protein MTTTTPPTTAAQQFALRRHSPLQRVQHLLHAHPAISPFLVLVISFVVFSTLNPRFASPNSLSLVLQQVAVIGALAVGQTLIILTAGIDLSVGAIAILAMMLAAKLAEGQGLPGALAIVLAIAVGAAAGALNGALVTRLKLPPFIVTLGTLSVFTAIGLLYSEGQSVQATDLPAVLSWTGESFPVGRFRITVGVVAVVLLYLALGFALAKTAWGRHVYAVGDDKEAARLAGIRVDRVLLSVYVVAGAIYGITAWILIGRAGAASPNAITDANLESITAVVIGGTSLFGGRGAVLGTLLGALIVGFFRSGLSLAGVDDQYRVLAVGLLVILAVAVDQWIRKVRS; encoded by the coding sequence GTGACCACCACGACACCACCGACCACCGCCGCGCAGCAGTTCGCCCTACGCCGGCACTCGCCACTGCAACGCGTCCAGCACCTGCTGCACGCGCACCCCGCGATCAGCCCGTTCCTCGTGCTGGTCATCTCGTTCGTCGTCTTCTCCACCCTCAACCCGCGCTTCGCCTCGCCGAACTCGCTGTCGCTCGTCCTGCAGCAGGTGGCGGTCATCGGCGCGCTCGCCGTCGGGCAGACACTGATCATCCTGACCGCCGGCATCGACCTGTCGGTCGGCGCCATCGCGATCCTGGCCATGATGCTCGCGGCCAAGCTGGCCGAGGGCCAGGGGCTGCCGGGCGCCCTCGCCATCGTGCTGGCCATCGCCGTCGGCGCCGCCGCGGGCGCGCTCAACGGCGCGCTGGTGACCCGGCTGAAGCTGCCGCCCTTCATCGTCACCCTCGGCACGCTCAGCGTCTTCACCGCGATCGGACTCCTCTACTCCGAGGGCCAGAGCGTCCAGGCCACCGACCTGCCCGCGGTGCTCAGCTGGACCGGCGAGTCCTTCCCGGTGGGCCGGTTCCGGATCACCGTGGGCGTGGTCGCCGTCGTCCTGCTCTACCTCGCGCTGGGCTTCGCCCTGGCCAAGACCGCCTGGGGCCGACACGTCTACGCGGTCGGCGACGACAAGGAGGCCGCCCGGCTCGCCGGCATCCGGGTCGACCGGGTCCTGCTGAGCGTGTACGTCGTCGCCGGCGCCATCTACGGCATCACCGCCTGGATCCTGATCGGACGCGCCGGCGCGGCCAGCCCGAACGCCATCACCGACGCCAACCTGGAGAGCATCACCGCCGTTGTCATCGGCGGCACCAGCCTCTTCGGCGGCCGCGGCGCGGTGCTCGGCACCCTGCTCGGCGCGCTGATCGTCGGCTTCTTCCGCAGCGGCCTCTCCCTCGCCGGGGTCGACGACCAGTACCGCGTACTCGCCGTCGGCCTGCTGGTGATCCTCGCCGTGGCCGTGGACCAGTGGATCAGGAAGGTGAGGTCATGA